The following coding sequences lie in one Lolium perenne isolate Kyuss_39 chromosome 2, Kyuss_2.0, whole genome shotgun sequence genomic window:
- the LOC127335122 gene encoding uncharacterized protein produces MSIFRCILPTVAKGRGWRGFATGFPSESIAELNKELESIFGESPSSSPLGSSPPQQPVQPIAAPREAQPGLTHVDRSGQAKMVDVSPKLDSERVAIASCRVLLGEKAFNLVASNQIAKGDVLTVAKIAGITGAKQTSHLIPLCHNINLSHVRVDLTLNEDDSSVVIEGEATTIGKTGVEMEAMTAVAIAGLTVYDMCKAASKDISITDICLQHKSGGKSGRWSRN; encoded by the exons ATGTCCATCTTTCGTTGCATTCTCCCAACAGTAGCAAAAGGTAGAGGTTGGAGAGGCTTTGCTACTGGGTTTCCTTCCGAGAGTATAGCAGAGCTCAATAAG GAATTGGAATCAATATTTGGTGAATCTCCTTCATCCAGTCCTTTGGGATCAAGTCCTCCCCAGCAACCAGTCCAGCCCATTGCTGCACCCAGGGAGGCACAACCAGGGCTTACTCATGTTGATAGAAGTGGCCAGGCAAAGATGGTTGATGTCTCACCCAAACTAGACAGCGAGAGAGTGGCTATAGCCAGCTGCAGGGTTTTACTAGGAGAAAAGGCATTTAACTTGGTGGCATCAAACCAGATTGCCAAAGGTGATGTGCTTACTGTTGCAAAGATTGCTGGAATAACTGGTGCAAAGCAAACTAGCCACCTCATACCCCTGTGCCACAACATCAATCTCTCGCATGTTCGTGTTGATCTCACTCTCAATGAAGATGACTCTAGTGTCGTCATAGAAGGGGAAGCCACAACCATCGGGAAGACAGGGGTTGAGATGGAAGCAATGACTGCAGTAGCCATTGCTGGACTGACTGTTTATGATATGTGCAAAGCTGCTTCAAAGGACATTTCGATAACAGATATCTGTCTCCAGCACAAGTCTGGGGGAAAAAGTGGACGCTGGTCCAGAAACTAG